The Achromobacter spanius genome includes the window CCAGGCGCAAGGCTGTGCTGCTCTTTCCCACGTTTACCCTTGTCGTCTAATTATTGGCGGCGCGGCCATGGCCACGCCTGCGCTGTTCTGCCGCATTCTAGGGGATAGTGGCGGCGGCGACCTCTTAGAAAATCTAACGCCATGCCTTAAAAAACACTGCTGGTCGCTAGCCGGGTGCGTTCCTATGATGCCGTGAACCCAAGCAGGAACGGACTATGGCATCGATCACGGTAGACGGCATCGCCAAGACTTTTGGCGGACAGCAGGTGTTGCGCAATTTGTCGCTGCACATTCCCGACGGCGCGTTCTACACGCTGCTGGGTCCCAGCGGCTGCGGCAAGACCACCTTGCTACGCTGTATAGCAGGCTTTTACGCGCCCGACGGCGGCCGGCTCCTGTTCGACCAGGACGACGTCACCCATGTTTCCGCGCACCGCCGCGACATCGGCATGGTGTTCCAGGACTATGCGCTGTTCCCCGACAAGAGCGCCTTCGACAACGTGGCCTATGGCCTGCGTGCGCGCGGCGTGGCTCGCGCAGAAACCACGCGGCGCGCCAACGAAGCGCTGGACAAGGTCGGGCTGCTCTCATTGGCCGACCGCTACCCCGCCCAGATGAGCGGCGGCCAACGCCAGCGCGTGGCCTTGGCCCGCGCGCTGGTGATTCGGCCGCGCGTGCTGCTGATGGATGAACCGCTCTCCAACCTGGACGCCAAGATGCGCTTGCAGATGCGCGACGTCATTCTGGATCTGGTGCGCGAGGCCGGCATCACGACCGTCTTCGTCACGCACGACCAGGAAGAAGCGCTGGCGATGTCGGACCGCATCGCGATCATGGACCACGGCAATATCGCGCAACTGGGCACGCCCGAGGAACTCTACGGCACGCCGGTCAACGCCTACGTGGCGGACTTCATCGGTTCGGCCAACGTGATCCCGGTGCCGGCGCAGACCGGCCTGGCGGGCGCGCCGGAAGGACACGTGCGCTACGAATTGTGTGGCCTGCGTTTTGACGGCGTACAGGGCAGCGCGCAACTGGACGCCAGCGGCGTGTTGATTGCCCGCCCGGAAGAGCTGGCGCTGATGGCGCCCGCGCCCTACGTTCCCAACACCCTGCCCGGCAAGGTGCTGCGCCGCCAGTACCTGGGCTTCAAGACCGCGTACCGCATCGCGCTGGACAACGGCACTGAGATCCGCGTCGAGCTGCACGCCGGCAATATGGTGGCGCAGTTCCAGCCCGGGCAAGCCGTGCAGGTGCTGATCCCCGCCGACAGCCGCGTCGTGAACGCCTGAGGACGCGCCCGCCATGAAAATCAAATGGTGGCCCTGGGGCATCCTGACCGCAATCTGCCTGGTCCTGCTGCTGTTCTTCGTGCTGTATCCGCTGGGCGTGCTGTTCGGCAACAGCGTCACGGGCCAGGACGGTGGCTTTTCCCTGGAAGGCTTCAAGGCCTTGCTGGCCGATTCCCAATACCTGGAGGCCTTCGGCAACACGCTCATCCTGGGCCTGGCGGTGACCACCTGCACCGTGCTGGTGGGCGTGCCGTTCGCCTATCTGGTGGCGCGCTACGACTTCCCCTTGAAGAACCTGGTGGCGATACTGCCGGTACTGACCATCGTGATTCCGGAAATCATCGTGGGCCAGTCCTGGCTGCTGCTGTTGGGCAACAACGGCCTGTTGACCAACCTGCTGGGCGACGTGGGCATCTCGCTGCCGTCCTTCTACGGCTGGACGGGCATGGTGTTTTCCATGACGCTCGTCTACTACACCTACATTTATCTTGGCGTGCTGGCCGCGCTGCGCGGCTTTGATGGCCAGTTGGAAGAAGCCGGACTCAGCCTGGGCACGCCGCCCTTGCTGACCCGCTTGCGCGTGCTGGTGCCGGTGCTGCTGCCGGCGGTGCTGGTGAACGCGCTGGTGGTGTTCACGCTGGTGGTCGGCAACTTTGCGCTGGCGATGCTGCTGGGCAGCCGCGTGCCGCTGCTGTCGGTCATGACGTACAACACCTTCGTCAGCGAAATGGGCGGCAGCCCCACGCTGCAAAGCGCCATGTCGGTGGTGTCGATCGCCATCGTCGCCATCGTGCTGTTCATTCAGAAGCGCGTTGTGGAACGCAAGGTCTACACGATGACGCAAGGCCGCGCCCCGGCCGCGGTGCGGGTGCGTTCGTGGACGGCGGTGTTGTATGCGGGTGGCGTGGGGCTGGTGATCCTGGTGTCGATGCTGCCGCTCATCATCGTCTTCATCGCCGCCTTCACCAAGACCAGCGGGCCCGTCATGCAATGGGGCCAGTGGTCGCTGGCCAGCATGCAACGCGCCGTGCATGGCGCGCCCGAACCCATTTTGAATTCACTGAAGTTCGCCTCGTTGGCCACCATGCTGGGCGTGGCCTTCGCGGTGCTGGTCAGTTATCTGACCATCAAGAAGCGCAACGCGTTCACGCAGGTGCTGGACTACATCGTCGTGCTGCCGCTGACCATTTCCGGCACGGTGCTGGGCATTGCGCTGGTGCAGACCTTCAACACGGGCTGGCTGGTGCTGGCGGGAACCTCCGGGATCATGGTGCTGTGCTACACGGTGCGCCGCCTGCCCTTCGCGGTGCGCAATGCATCGTCGGTGCTATTCAACATTCCGGACTCGATCGAGGAAGCGTCGATCAGCCTGGGCGTGTCGCCCCTGATGACGTTTTTCAAGGTGATCCTGCCCGCCATGAAGGCGTCGATCATCTCGGCCGCGATCCTGATGTGGCTGACGACGATATCCGAGCTGTCGGCCTCCATCGTGGCCTACAGCGGCGGCCTGGAAACCATGCCCATCGCCATCTTCCGTCAGGTTGACGGCGGCAGGCTGGGCATGGCGTCGGCCTATGGCGCGGCGCTGGTCACGGTGATCGTGCTGCCCATCATCGTGTCGGTCAAGACGTTCCGCATCAAGCTGTTCTCCGGCAAATAACCCCCTCGACCCAAAGGCTCTCCATGCAACTCAAGCACCTGATCCAGACCAGCGTTTTGGCCGCCTCCCTGGCCGCCGGCGCCGCGCACGCGCAAAACGTCGTGCTCTATTCGTCGAACAACACGGAAACCATCGAGACCGCGCTGGATGCCGTGAAGAAGGCGAACCCCAAGCTGAACGTGCAGCCCGTCACGGGCGGCACCGGCACGATGATGAAGCGCATCGAGGCCGAATCGCAGAATCCGCGCGGTGATCTTTTCTGGAGCGGCGGCTTTGGGACGCTGGGCGCCTACCGCCAGCAATTGCAGCCCTATCGCCCCGCCGACCTGGACAAGATTCCCGCCGAATTCCGTGGCCCCGACGACCTGTGGGTGGGCACGAACGTGCACGTGATGGTGATGATGGTCAACGAACGCCAGTTGAAGGGCCTGCCCGCGCCCGCCACCTGGTCGGACCTGATGCAGCCCCAATGGAAGAACAAGTTCGCCATTACCGATCCGTCCAAGAGCGGCACGGCGTACATGCTGGTGTACGGCCTGTACAAGCAATTCGGACAGGCCGGCCTGGACAAGATCGCGGCCAACGCCGTGGTCACCGCGTCGTCGGGCACCACCTACAAGGGCGTGGCCGCGGGGGAGTACGCCGTGGGCATGACGCTGGAATACGCCGCGCAGGAATATGTGGCCGGCGGGCAAAAGGAAATCAAGCTCGTCTATCCGACCGAAGGCAGCTACCTGGCGCCGGAAGGCATGTTCATCATCAAGGGCGCCAAGAACCTGGACGCGGCAAAAGCCCTGTACGACGGCCTCTTGAGCAAGGAATCGCAGGAAGCGCAGTTGGTGAAGAACTTTCGCCGGCCCACGCGCACCGACGTGGCCGTGGCCAGCCTGACCACCCTGCCCGACCTGAAGACCATCAAGATCTTCCCCGTCAGCCAGGAAGCGGCCGCCACCGACTATGAATCGGTGGTGGCGGCCTGGAACCAGGCGGTGGCCAAGGCGAAGTAAGAACGGGGCCGGGGCCGGCCGGCTCGGGGCGTATCAGTCGCCCTGCACCATCCGGCCCGCGGCCAGCACAAGCTGACGGCCGCATCGGGCCGCCAACTGCGGATCGTGGGTCACCAGCACCAGCGTGGTGCCGTGCTCGCGGTGCAGGTCGAACATCAGGTCGATGACGGTGACGCCGGTGGCGGCATCCAGGCTGCCGGTGGGCTCATCGGCGAACAACAGGTCGGGCTGCACCACAAAGGCGCGCGCCAGCGACACCCGCTGCTGCTCGCCGCCCGACAAGGTGCGGGGGTAATGATGCAGGCGCGCACCCAGTCCCACGCGCTCAAGCATGGCCTGCGCGGCCTCGCGCGCGGATTGCCCGGCCAGTTCCAGCGGCAGCATCACGTTTTCCAGCGCCGTCAGGTTGGGCAGCAACTGAAACGACTGGAACACGAAGCCCACATGATTGGCGCGCAAGCGCGCGCGGCCGTCTTCATCCAGGGCGAACAGGTCCTGCCCGGCCAGATGCACGCTGCCCACGCTGGGAACATCCAGCCCGGCCAATAGTCCCAACAACGTGGACTTGCCCGAACCGGAGCTTCCGGTGATGGCGACGGCGCTGCCGGCCTGCACCGTAAAATCAATTCCTTCCAGGATAGACAGCGTCCCGCCGGCATCGGCTACCCGCTTGCCCAGCCCTTTCACCTCGATCGAATTCTTGCTATCCATGCGCCTATTTTCCCTTCTGCATCTAACGTCCGCCTTGGCGATTGCCGTCGTGGCCCTTCCCGCCCACGCTCAGACCGCCCCGACGGCCGAGGGTTCCGCATCGCGCACCTTGCTGGTGGTGGGCGACAGCCTGTCCGCCGAATACGGCATCAAGCGCGGCACGGGTTGGGTGCCCTTGCTGTCCGCTCGGGTTTCCGAACAATACCCCAAGTACCAGGTCGTCAATGCCAGCATCAGCGGCGACACCACCAGCGGCGGCATAGCGCGCCTGCCGGCGCTGCTGCGCCAGCACGCACCCGCCGTGGTCGTGCTGGAACTGGGCGCCAATGATGCATTGCGCGGCTTGCCATTGTCGATGACCGAGCAAAACCTGCGCGCCATGACGCAGGCCGCCAAGCAGGCCAAGGCGGAAGTGCTGATCGTGGGCATGCAGATTCCGCCCAACTATGGCCGCGATTACTCGCAGCGCTTCGCCCAACTGTTTTCCACGGTCGCCAAAGACGAAAAAGCCCGGCTCGTGCCCTTCCTGATGGAAGGTATTGCAACGAACCGGGCGATGTTCCAGGCTGACGGCATCCATCCTAACGAGGATGCCCAGCCCCAACTGCTGGACAACGTATGGCCGACGCTGCGGCCATTGCTGAACTAGGGCGGGTCTAAGGGCAGGTCTAAGGGCGGATCAGCCCTCTGCCTGCGGCTGATCGCCGCGAATGACGTCAGCGGCGCCGGGCAGTACTTGCACCTTGTACTGTTCACGCAGCATCTTCAGCATTGCTTCGATTTCGGCCTGACCCAGGCCGCCCGACAACTGCTGCGCCAGGCGGGCCTTGGCAGCCTCGTCAACCGTACCGGCTTCAACCTTTTCCAGGCGAACCAGCGTGTAGTCGTCACCCGACTGAACACCGACATAGCCCGGCAACGGCGTCGAAGGCAGGCGCATCGCGGCGTCCACGACGGGTTGCGGCAGATCCTTGGGGTCCTGGCGCGAGACCACCACGGCGGGCGCGAAGCCTTCCGGTGCGGCGGACGGGTTGGCCTTGTCGGCCGCCAGCGCCGCTTCGCCGGCCTTCTTGGCGGCTTCTGCAGAACGCTCTTGGATCAAGCGCGAACGAATCGAATCGCTGACCTTGTCCAGGGGCGGCACATGGGCCGGTTCCAGATTGGCGACGCGCACGGCCATCATGACGGCGGGCGACAGCTCAATGACGCCGGAGTTCTGCTTTTCGCGCAGCACGTCGGGCGAGAACAGAATCTGGCGCACGCGCGGGTTGTCCAGCAGTTCGGCGTCGGGGCTGTCGGCGGCGGAACCCGGGCCTGCCTTGTCGGCGGGCAAGAGACCTTCGCGGGTCACGCCCGAGGCGGTACGCAGCTTCAGGCCCACGGCATCCGCGGCGGGTTGCAGGCTGTCGCGCTGGTCATAGACCTGCTTGTTCAACTGGCTGGCCATTTCCGAGAAATGCACGGCGGCAAGCTGCTTGCGCACTTCGCCGGTGATCTGGTCCTTGACCTCGGCCAGCGGCTTGATGGCAGCGGGCTGGATCTCGGTGACCTTGATGATGTGCAGGCCCGACGGGCTTTCGACAACACCCGACACCTGGTCCTTGGCTTGGCTGAAGATGGCCTTTTCCAGCGGACCGGTCAACATGCCCGGCGCCAGCCAGCCCAGATCACCGCCCTTGGCGGCCGAACCCGAGTCTTGCGAATTCTTGGTGGCCAGTTCGGCGAACTTGGCCGGGTCGGCAGCCGCCTGCTTGGCCAGGTCTTCGGCCTTGGCGCGAGCGGCCTTGCGGGCCTCTTCCGACGCGCCAGGGGCCAATTCAATCATGATGTGGCTGGCGCGGCGGCGCTCGGGTTGACCAAAGCGGTTCTTGTTTTGCTCGTAGTAGGACGCCAGGTCTTCGTCCTTGACCTGGATGCCCTGCGTGGCGGCGGCTTCATCCAGCACCAGGTATTGCACTTGAACCTGTTCGGGAATCTGCAGTTGCTGCTTGTTGGCGTCGTACCAGGACTGGATGTCGGCGGGCGACACGGTCACTTGCGAGCGATAGTCTTCAGCCGCGAAACGGCGCAGTTGCACGGTGCGCTGCTGCGTCAACGCCGTTTCCAGCGAGGCGACGACTTCGGCGGGCGCGCCGGCGGAACCGCCCACGGGGTCCAGCACGCGGCCAACGGCCAGGTCACGGCGCAAGCCAGCTTCAAACGAGGTCGGCGACATGCCTTGCGCCACCAGCACCTGGCGATAGCGTTCGGGCGAGAAGCGGCCGTTGTCCTGGAACTGGGGAATGGCGGCGATGGTGTTGCGCAGCGTTTCGTCGGACACCGTGAAGCGGTTGTCGACGGCAACGTTGGCCAGCAGTCGTTGGTTGATCAGCTGGTTCAGCAGGTTTTCGCGCAAGGCGGGCGTGTCAACGACGGCGGGGTCGAAGCGAGCGCCCTGGCGTTGCTGTATCTGCGCCAGTTGGTCGCGATGCGCCTGATCAAACTCGGCGCGCGAAATCGGCTGGCCGGCGACCGTCGCCAACTCAGGCTCTTGGCGCATGAAGCTGTCATAGCCTTGAATTCCGACGAGGAAGAAGGACGGCACAATCAGAAGCAGCAGGATGAGCTGCATCCAGCGCCGATGGCTGCGAATTAATTCGAACATGGAATCCCTGTTGCCGCGCTCCGGGGGTGTCCACCCGAAGCCGCACGAAAACGCAAAAAAAAGGGCGAACTGGATTCGCCCCATTCCCATACCGGTCAATACCGGATCAGCGGGCGGATTTTAGCATTTCTCACTCGCATGGGGCCTTTAGATTCTCTTCAGATTATTCCGGGTCGCCCGCCCCCTTGCGCCCCACCGGGCCAATCAGCCCTCTGCCGCGCGCCCAGGCTGCCAATTGCCCTGGGGCGGAGGCTGAAGCCCCGGGAATCGGCTGCCAAGAAGGAGTATCCTTGCAACCCTGTCCCCAAGAACCCCAAGCAACACCAAAATGACCGCAGAACTCCCCTCCTGGCCCTATTCCCGTTACATCGCGCACCGCGGCGGCGGTCGATTGGCGCCGGAGAACACCTTGGCCGCCATGCGCGTGGGCGCCGCGCACGGGTTCACGATGTTCGAATACGACGTGAAACTCAGCCGCGACAACGTGCTGGTGCTGATGCACGACGACAACGTCGACCGCACCTCCAACGGCACGGGCCCGGCGGCCGCCAAGCCCTACGCGGAACTGGCGCAACTGGACTTCGGGGCCTGGCACTCGGCCGCTTACGCCGGTGAACCGCTGCCCACCCTGGCCGCCGTGGCCCGTTACACGGTTGCCAACCACATCGCCAGCAACGTCGAGATCAAGCCCTGCCCCGGCCGCGAAGCCGAAACCGGCGCCGCCGTGGCGCTGGCCTGCAAGCAACTGTGGCAAGACGCCGGCACGCCTCCACTGCTGTCCTCATTTGCCGAAGAAGCCCTGCAAGCGGCGCTGGAAGCCGCCCCCGAATTGCCGCGCGCCCTGCTGGTGGAAAAGGTACCCGCCGACTGGTGCGAACGCCTTGCCAAGTACAAGTGCGTGGCGCTAAACATCAACCAACAAGACGCAACCCGCGAACTGATCGATGCCGTGCATGCCGCCGGCTATCGGATCGCGGCCTGGACCGTCAATGACCCCGAACGCGCCCGCTTGCTGCTGGACTGGGGCATCGACGGCATTTTCACCGACGAGCTGGCCGCCATCCGGCCCGCCGCCTGAGGCAGAACGCCCCGTGTTCAGTTACCGCCACGCCTTCCACGCCGGCAATCACGCCGACGTGCTCAAGCACGCCATCCTGGTCCACACCCTGGACTACTTCAACAAAAAAGACGCGCCCTATTGGGTCGTGGACACCCACGCCGGCGCCGGCCTCTACAACCTGGAGAGCGACTGGGCAAACAAGACGTCCGAATTCGAGGGCGGCATCGGCCGCCTGTGGGACGCCAAGGATCTGCCCCCGCTGTTGGCCGACTACGTTGCACGCATCCGCGACTACAACACCAATGGCCGCCTGAAGCGCTATCCCGGTTCGCCGTGGCTGGCGCTGGACGTGATGCGCCCGTCCGACCGCCTGCGCCTGTTCGAAATGCACCCGACCGAGATCGACACCCTGGTCGTCAACCTGGAACACCAGGGCCGCACGGCGCAGCGCCAGACCACTATCTACGGCGACGACGGCTTCGAGGGCGTGAAGGCCCTGCTGCCGCCGCCCACGCGCCGGGGCATGGTGCTGATCGACCCGTCGTACGAAGACAAGCACGACTATCGCCGCACGCTGATTACCGTCAAGGAATGCGTGAAGCGCTTCGCCACCGGCACCATCGCCATCTGGTACCCGCTGGTACAACGCCGCGAGGCCAGCGAAATGGCGCGCCATTTTGAAAACTTGAAGGTCAAGAGCTGGCTGCACGCCACGCTGACCGTCAAGAAGGCTACCATCGACGGCTACGGCCTGCACGGCAGCGGCATGTTCCTGATCAACCCGCCGTGGACCCTGCACGAAGGCTTGAAGCAAGCCATGCCCTACCTCGCCCGCGAACTGGGCGAGGACGAACGCGCCGGCTTCACTCTGCAATACCGCGAAAACCCATTCCCGGTGCCGAAGAAGCAGTCGGACGACTAAGGGCGCCACGCATCAAAGACAATGGCCCGATCCTGATGGATCGGGCCATTTTTTATCGGGGCGCCGCAGCCGCCTAGGCAGCCGAATCTAAGCGGTTGAGCGCCGCTTTTCCGCCTGACGGGCGATCTCGACGGCGTCCGCAATATTCATTTCCAGTGGACGAACGTTGCCCACAAAACCGGGCAAGGCGTCGCGCGCGCGCGCTTCGATGGCGGCAGCCGTCGTCAAGCCGTGCTCGACAAGCGCAGCGATATCGCCCCGATCATTGGCAGAAAGCCGCGATATCTTGCTGACTGCCAGGTCAACCGGGGACAGAATGTAGATGTCGAAATAATCGACGCCAAGCGGAACCCGTACCGCATCATCCAGGTAGTCCTCGTGCATGAGGGCAAAGGTTGAGTTGTATTGCGCGTCGAAGTGCAACCACAGAGGACGCCCCCCCGGGCCCGGCACCTCAATGCCCAGATCCTGGGGCAGATAAAGGCGCGCGCCGAATTCGGCATCGACGTCCATCGTGACCCGTTGCGCGGTGTATAGATGCACGGCAATGCCGCCGGCAATCGTGGCCTTGATCGGCTTGTCCCGCAGTTCCAATCGCGCCTGAAGCTCGACAAAAAGAGCTTTAAGACCCTTGGCAAGATCAGTATCCGTATGGAATTTCAAGCGGGACGCGGGCGCGTTCAAAGCGCTTCTCGTTGCAGTTGGACGGCGAGCATATCGCGTAGCCGATTGATCGTCAGGATATGACCCTTGCCCATTAATTCAGCCAAGGTCGCTGGGGCTTGGGTATGCGTCGTGAAATAACGCTCGCTGGCAGACCACAGTGAATTCGCGCCCGAGGGGTTAGCAGATTCCAGCGACATCGCGGCGAAGCGGAAAACACTAGCCTCGGCGCGGGTACGCGCCACCCGCGCGCGGCCTTTGACAACGCGGGCGCAACGGTCAAGCATTTTTTGTTCCCGATCGCGAGGGTCCATGGCCGGCTCCTGTGAATGGCGGGGTCATTTTACCGTCCAGATACCCTCCATGTTCGCCGCGCCTTCGAATTCGGACGAAGTCCCGCCTGGGTGCGGGGGGCCAGCGCCCCCCTTGCCCGCGTTAAACCGTCTCTTTTTCCGACGTCTCGTTGCGCAGCGATTCGCGGGCGGCGGCGAGTTTCGCGGCCGCGTCGCGCAGCGCCGTGCGCAGCCCCTCTTCGATGACGGGGTGGTAGAACGGCATTTCCAGCATGCGCGCCACAGTCAGCTCCTGCTGTACGGCCCAGGCCAGCAAGTGGCCGATGTGCTCGGCGCTGGGGCCGACCATTTCGGCGCCCAGGAAACGGCCCGACGCGATGTCGGCGTACACGTGCAGCATGCCCTTGTTCTTCAGCATGACCCGCGAACGGCCCTGGTCGCTGAAGTCCACTTCGCCCACCACAAAGGTGCCGGGAATCAGGCGGCCGTAGCCCTGGCCCGCCAAGGCAATCTGCGGGTCGGAGAACACCACGGCCAACGGCGCGCGGCGCAGGCCCTTGCGCAGTTCGGGAAAGCGCGCGGCGTTTTCGCCGGCGATGCGGCCTTCGTCCGCGGCTTCGTGCAGCAAGGGTGCGTCGGCGTTGGCGTCTCCGGCGATGAAGATGGCGGAATCGCCGGCTTGCATCGTTTCGCGATCGAACACCGGCACGCCGTGCACGTTCAGTTCCAGCGACGTGTTTTCCAGGCCCAGGCCGTCCACGTTGGCGCGGCGGCCGGTCGCGACCAGCGCGTAGTCGAAGCGTTCGATGCGCTCGCTGTTGTCCAGCGTGATATAGCGCACTTCCACCTCGTCACCCACCCGCGTGGTTTCCAGCACGCGAGCGTCCGGATCCAGGTAGAACTCGCGCTGGAAGATCTTGCGGGCGCTATGCCGCACTTGCGGGTCGCTGATGCCACCCAGGCTGCCGCTGACCCCGAAGACCCGCACCTCAACGCCCAAACGCGCCAGTGCCTGGCCCAGTTCCAGCCCGATCACGCCAGGCCCGAACACCGCCACGCGGCGGGGCAAGTCGTCCCAGGCGAAGACGTCGTCATTCACCACCAGGCGATCGCCCAGCGCACGAAACGGCGGCGGCACCGAGGGCCGTGAACCCGTGGCGATGACCACGCGCGAGGCATGCACTTCCGTGTGCTCGTCCACCCGCAACACCGTATCCGAGATAAAGCGCGCATAGCCGCGCAGCTTGTCTTCAGCGGGAATATTCTCGACGCCTTCAAGCACGAAGCCCACGAAGCGGTCGCGTTCGCGCTTGACGCGGTCCATCACCTCGACGCCATCCACCGAGATATCGCCCCCGACGTGTACGCCGAAGGCTTCGGTATGCGCCGCGTTGTGGGCGGCTTCGGCGGCGGCGATCAGCAGCTTGGACGGCATGCAGCCAACACGGGCGCAAGTGGTGCCATAGGGGCCGCCTTCAATAATCAGAGCGCGCTTGCCCGCGGCTTTCGCGGCGCGATAAGCGGCCAGACCGGCAGTGCCGGCGCCGATGACAGCGATATCGGTATGCAGAGTTTTCATGATTGGGGTCCCCTGTTGCGGGTAGCAAAAAGAATTCAAAGGCGAGTTCCGCCTTGTTGCGCATCCTCGGGACGAACACCGTCCGGCGGCGCCGGTCACGGGCCGCATAAGGCATGCATTAAGGGTGCGTAAAAAGGGAAGCTCGTGCCGGGAAAAACCAGGCGGTCAACGCGCAACCGCCTGACTCCACCGGCCGGACGCGGGGATTGCCCCTGCCCGGCCGCCAGCCAATAACCTTTAGGCGAAGTGAGCCTTCAGGTCTTCCAGGCCGCCGATCAGCGCGCCGTTGATGAACACCTGGGGAGCAGTGCCCTTGCCGGACACAGCACCGATCACTCGGCCACGAACCTTGTTTTCCAGCGGGATTTCGATCGGGGCATAGCCCTTTTCATCCAGCAGCGCCTTGGCTTCCACGCAGAACGGGCAGCCCGGCTTGGAGAACACGACCACTTGGTCAGGCTTCTTGGCCGTCGGCGCAATGTGCGCCAGCATCGTGTCGGCGTCCGACACTTCAAACGGGTCGCCTTCCTTTTCCGGTTCGATGAACATCTTCTGCACGACGCCGTCCTTCACCAGCATCGCATAGCGCCAGCTACGCTTGCCGAAGCCCAGGTCGCTCTTGTCGACGAGCATGCCCATGCCTTCCGTGAAGGCGCCGTTACCGTCGGGCAACAACGTGATGTTGGCCGATTCCTGGTCCTTTGCCCATTCGTTCATGACGAAGGTGTCGTTGACCGACACGCAGACAATGCTGTCAACGCCGGCGGCGAAGAACGCGGGAGCCAGTTCGTTGTAGCGCGGCAGGTGCGTGGACGAGCAGGTCGGCGTGAAAGCGCCGGGAAGCGAGAAGACGACAACCGTCTTGTTCTTGAACAGATCGTCGGTTGTGACCTTCTTCCACGTGTTGTCCTCACGGACGGGGAACGTTACGTTCGGAACACGTTGGCCTTCGCGGTTTTGCAGCATTCAAATCTCTCCTTGGGTAGCGGGGTTTGTTTAACCACCATGGAAAGAATCATAAACGCTGGCTATCGATAAAACAAATTTAATAAACTAAATTGATTGATAGCATTTAACAATGAAGGAATAGATTTCGGAAAGCGGCATCTATCATAGCCGCCTTCCAACGTTCCGATGTGGCTTACACCCGGGCCGGCTCGTAACCTGCTTCGCGGATGGCGGCTTCGACCTTATCGGCCTGATCCGTGCCCGTCACCGTGACGCGGTGCGACGCCACGTCGGCAGCGACCGTGGCGCCGGGAACGGCCTGGCTTACCGCGCTGGTGATGCTCTTGACGCAGTGGCCGCAGGTCATGTCGGGGACTTGAAATTCGATGCTCATGGTTGTTTCCTCAAGATCAGCGTTGGCGGATGCAGAATTTGACCCGCCATGACACCAGCTTAAACATTCCCATCATGTCAAGGTCAAGCGTAAAATTGCACCTTGACCTTCCCACTATGGGAAGGATGAAACTGCAAGCTCACCCCTCAACACGAGAATCGCCATGAGCGTTGCCAGCCCCTCGACCACCCAGTTGGAACTCGCCATTGAAGGCATGACGTGCGCGTCGTGCGTGAAGCGCGTGGAAAAGGCCTTGATCCATGTTCCGGGCGTGGCCCAGGCCCAGGTCAACCTGGCCACCGAGCGCGCGCTGGTGTCCTACGACCCGGATGCCGCCCAACCCCAAGCCCTGGTGGATGCCGTGGTCAAGATGGGCTACGAGGCCCGCCCCATTGCCGCGCAAGACGACCACGCCGAACGCCAGTCACAAGCGCGCGACGCCGAAGCGCAGCGCCTGCAACGGGCGTTCACCGTGGCGCTGGTGCTGACCTTGCCCGTGTTTGTGCTGGAAATGGGATCGCACCTGATTCCGGCCCTGCACCATTGGGTGCTGGGTACGGTTGGCCAGCAGAACAGTTGGCTGCTTCAATTCGTGCTGACCACCGCCGTCCTGGTCTGGCCCGGCCGCCAATTCTTC containing:
- a CDS encoding DUF6036 family nucleotidyltransferase, yielding MNAPASRLKFHTDTDLAKGLKALFVELQARLELRDKPIKATIAGGIAVHLYTAQRVTMDVDAEFGARLYLPQDLGIEVPGPGGRPLWLHFDAQYNSTFALMHEDYLDDAVRVPLGVDYFDIYILSPVDLAVSKISRLSANDRGDIAALVEHGLTTAAAIEARARDALPGFVGNVRPLEMNIADAVEIARQAEKRRSTA
- the ugpQ gene encoding glycerophosphodiester phosphodiesterase, whose product is MTAELPSWPYSRYIAHRGGGRLAPENTLAAMRVGAAHGFTMFEYDVKLSRDNVLVLMHDDNVDRTSNGTGPAAAKPYAELAQLDFGAWHSAAYAGEPLPTLAAVARYTVANHIASNVEIKPCPGREAETGAAVALACKQLWQDAGTPPLLSSFAEEALQAALEAAPELPRALLVEKVPADWCERLAKYKCVALNINQQDATRELIDAVHAAGYRIAAWTVNDPERARLLLDWGIDGIFTDELAAIRPAA
- a CDS encoding dihydrolipoyl dehydrogenase; the encoded protein is MKTLHTDIAVIGAGTAGLAAYRAAKAAGKRALIIEGGPYGTTCARVGCMPSKLLIAAAEAAHNAAHTEAFGVHVGGDISVDGVEVMDRVKRERDRFVGFVLEGVENIPAEDKLRGYARFISDTVLRVDEHTEVHASRVVIATGSRPSVPPPFRALGDRLVVNDDVFAWDDLPRRVAVFGPGVIGLELGQALARLGVEVRVFGVSGSLGGISDPQVRHSARKIFQREFYLDPDARVLETTRVGDEVEVRYITLDNSERIERFDYALVATGRRANVDGLGLENTSLELNVHGVPVFDRETMQAGDSAIFIAGDANADAPLLHEAADEGRIAGENAARFPELRKGLRRAPLAVVFSDPQIALAGQGYGRLIPGTFVVGEVDFSDQGRSRVMLKNKGMLHVYADIASGRFLGAEMVGPSAEHIGHLLAWAVQQELTVARMLEMPFYHPVIEEGLRTALRDAAAKLAAARESLRNETSEKETV
- a CDS encoding 23S rRNA (adenine(2030)-N(6))-methyltransferase RlmJ; this translates as MFSYRHAFHAGNHADVLKHAILVHTLDYFNKKDAPYWVVDTHAGAGLYNLESDWANKTSEFEGGIGRLWDAKDLPPLLADYVARIRDYNTNGRLKRYPGSPWLALDVMRPSDRLRLFEMHPTEIDTLVVNLEHQGRTAQRQTTIYGDDGFEGVKALLPPPTRRGMVLIDPSYEDKHDYRRTLITVKECVKRFATGTIAIWYPLVQRREASEMARHFENLKVKSWLHATLTVKKATIDGYGLHGSGMFLINPPWTLHEGLKQAMPYLARELGEDERAGFTLQYRENPFPVPKKQSDD
- a CDS encoding SurA N-terminal domain-containing protein gives rise to the protein MFELIRSHRRWMQLILLLLIVPSFFLVGIQGYDSFMRQEPELATVAGQPISRAEFDQAHRDQLAQIQQRQGARFDPAVVDTPALRENLLNQLINQRLLANVAVDNRFTVSDETLRNTIAAIPQFQDNGRFSPERYRQVLVAQGMSPTSFEAGLRRDLAVGRVLDPVGGSAGAPAEVVASLETALTQQRTVQLRRFAAEDYRSQVTVSPADIQSWYDANKQQLQIPEQVQVQYLVLDEAAATQGIQVKDEDLASYYEQNKNRFGQPERRRASHIMIELAPGASEEARKAARAKAEDLAKQAAADPAKFAELATKNSQDSGSAAKGGDLGWLAPGMLTGPLEKAIFSQAKDQVSGVVESPSGLHIIKVTEIQPAAIKPLAEVKDQITGEVRKQLAAVHFSEMASQLNKQVYDQRDSLQPAADAVGLKLRTASGVTREGLLPADKAGPGSAADSPDAELLDNPRVRQILFSPDVLREKQNSGVIELSPAVMMAVRVANLEPAHVPPLDKVSDSIRSRLIQERSAEAAKKAGEAALAADKANPSAAPEGFAPAVVVSRQDPKDLPQPVVDAAMRLPSTPLPGYVGVQSGDDYTLVRLEKVEAGTVDEAAKARLAQQLSGGLGQAEIEAMLKMLREQYKVQVLPGAADVIRGDQPQAEG